The DNA region CGCGGGCGTTGCGCCCAATGGGTGAGTTGCACTGAGCATGGAGCATCAGCACAACCCCGCCGCTGAACGAATCAGTTCGATTCGTTCAGCGATCTTCTGTATCGAACGGGTCGCTTACAGAACGTCGAGCAGTTCTACATCAAACACCAGCACGCTGTGCGGTGCGATGCTGCCAACGCCCTGAGCGCCGTAAGCCAGTTCGCTCGGCACGTGCAGACGCCATTTGCTGCCAGCGTTCATCAATTGCAGTGCTTCGGTCCAGCCAGCGATCACGCCGCTGACCGGGAATTCGGCAGGCTCGCCACGATCGTAGGAGCTGTCGAACACATTGCCGTCGATCAGCGTGCCATGGTAGTGAACGCGCACCTGGTCTTCACGGGTTGGCTTGGCACCTTCGCCAGCGGTCAGCACTTCGAACTGAAGACCCGACGCCAGAGTGGTCACGCCTTCGCGCTTGGCATTTTCAGCCAGATAAGCCTTGCCAGCACCAGCAGCCTGCTCAGCCTTGGCAGCCGCTTCGGCCTGCATGATTTCACGGATGACCTTGAAGCTGGCGGACATTTCTTCCTGACCGACACGGCTTGGCTGACCGCCAAAGGCATCGCGCAGACCTGCCACGATAGCTTCCAGATCAACGCCCGGTGGCGGGTTATCGCGCAACTGGTCGCCCAATTGACGGCCAATGCCGTAGCTGACGCGGGTTTCGTCGGTGGACAGATTGACTTCGGACATGACACTGCTCCGCAAAGGGGCACGCAGTCGGCAATCGCGTAAAACCTGAACGGTCATCACGATGCACCCTGATGCGCCCCGAACCAAAAGGCCGAGCAGCCTAGCACAGTTGGCAGGACGAGCCCTATCGCAGCATTGATCGAACGCTGACCGTCAGGACCACGAGGAATGAAAGGAGATCGGCATGCGCATCTCCGAACGGTCGTTGACCGGCATACCGCACAGCTCGTCATGCACGACGCAGTGCACCAGATAAAACGGCACTACCGGAAAATCCTTCAGCATATCCCTCGCGTGCTCCACCGAACGCAGGTGCAGGGGCTTGCCCGCCGGGTCCTTGAGCATCACCGAGGTGCCATTCATGCGCACATCCAGCAGATAAATGCCGCCTTCAAGGGAAATCAGGTTCAACTCCTCGACCCGCCCGGCCTGAGCGTGGCTGGCCAATTCCTGATAATTCATGATCGAACCTCCTGCGCTGCATGTTAAGCATCGGAATGGACTTTTTACCGCATCGCCGGACAACATGCCAGAAACCGGGCCGCCTGCCCCTTGAGACCTGACTGGCCATTGAACAGCGGGCGGCCGGATCAGGCCTCAATGCTCGTGCTTGGTCAGTTTGTCCAGATAGCCCATCGCAAATGCCGATATCACGAAGGTCATGTGGATGATCACGTACCACATCAGGTATTCCGGCTTGATATTGGTGGCATCCATGAACACCCGCAGCAAGTGAATCGAGGAAATTGCCACGATGGAGGCCGCGACTTTCATCTTCAGCGAAGACGAATCCATGGTCCCCAGCCAGTTGAGCTTTTCCTTGTCTTCATCGATGTCCAGTTGCGAGACGAAGTTCTCATAGCCGGAAATCATCACCATCACCAGCAGGCCACCGACCAGCGCCATGTCGATCAACGACAGCAGCACCAGAATCAGATCGGCTTCGGCAAGCGAAAAAATGTTGGGAATGACGTGAAAGACTTCCTGGAAGAATTTCAGACACAACGCCAGCAGGCCAAGGGAAAGACCGAAATAGATCGGCGCCAGCAGCCAGCGCGATGCGTACATGGCATTTTCAAAAAAACGTTCCATTGAAACTCGCAAGGTGTTTTGAAAGGACGGACGAGTATATCAGCGGGGACGCGCGGCTCTGACTGTGCGACAAAATATCGCAGGCAATGCATCAAGGCGCTTTCAGGAATCAGACCGGCGAATGATCAGAACAGCGATGATCGCTGACAAGGCGACCTGTCGCTGTTGATGCGCCGCAGTTCGGCCTGCATGTGCAGGGACCAGATCGAAATGTCGTCTGTGCATCGATAGCCGTGCAGCGACAGGCTCTCGGTAATGGAGGTCAGCACTGACTGCGCAGAAGGCTGCCCATTGAACGGCCCTTGGGACTTGATGGCAGACGGCTGCTCATCAGCCATGCCAGCGGCAAACAGCAGCATCCACTGGCTGCCGTCACAAGGAAGCGGCCGAATGACACATTCGATACGGGTCATCAGCCCCAGACATTCTCGGGTAAGGCAAAGGCTACGCTGCATAATGCGCTCCTGATCAGTACCGATATCCAGCTTCTCTCGAAGCAGGATATGCACCAGTCCTCAAGGCCACGGCGGTCACAGCCAAGACTAGAGGAAAACTGCACTATGCGAAACATCGCTGATGAACGGGGCCTGGCGACCTGCTTGCCACCCGACCCGATTCACACAGCTATCAGAGCTTGAGTTCCGGCTGCAACTGCGCGGGCTCTTTTTCCAGTTCTTCCTTGAGGTCTTCGTCGCTGAGCATTTCCGCAATGTCCCGCAGACGCTCTACCACCCGAGCGTTGACGCTGCCCTCAGGGAATTCGCCGTTCTCGTCCGGCGCACCCGCAGGCTCGCCGACCAGCAGGCTCAAGGCTTCATCGGCCTGGCGAACTGCATAGATATGGAACTGCCCGTCGCGCACCGCCTGCACCACACGCTCATCGAGCATCAGCGTGGTGACGTTGGCGTGGGGGATGATTGCGCCCTGCTCGCCCGTCAGCCCGCGTGCCTCACAAAGCCGGAAGAAGCCTTCGATCTTCTCGTTGACCCCGCCCACCGCCTGCACTTCACCAAACTGGTTGATGGAGCCGGTGATCGCAAAACACTGCTTGAGCGGCGTGCGTGACAACGCGGAGATCAGCGTGCAGGCCTCGCCCAGCGACGCACTGTCGCCGTCCACGTAACCGTAGGATTGCTCAAGCGCAATGCTCGCGGAAATCGCCAGCGGGAATTCCTGAGCGTAGCGGCTGCCCAGATAACCGGTCAGGATCATTACGCCCTTGGAGTGGATCGGCTGCCCGAGGTTGACCTCGCGCTCGATGTCGACAATCCCGCTGCCACCGGGATAGACGGTCGCCGAAATACGTGCCGGAACGCCGAAGGCCGAATCACCGACCTCCAGCACCGTCAGACCGTTGCACTTGCCGACCGCCGCGCCATCGGTGTCGATCAGGATCACGCCGGCCATCATGTCATCGAGAATCCGCGCCGAGACTCGCCCGGTACGCGTGGCCTTGGCTTTCAGAGCGCGTTCGATATGCCCGGCGTCAGTCTGATGGTCATTGGCCAGTTGCCGGATGAAGTCCGCTTCGCTGACCAACTGGAAGAGGTCACCGATGCGCGCCGACAACCGCCCCTGATGCTCGGCCAGACGCGCGCTGTAGGTCGCCAGCCGCGCCACGGCGTCGGCCGTCAGCGGCGCCATGCCCTCTTCGGACGTGCGGGTTTTCAGTAACTGGGCGAACTGCTCCAGGGTTTCGTCGACCATCGGGATTTCTTCGTCGAAATCGACCAGCACCCGAAACATCTCCTGGAAGTCAGGATCGAGGTCTTGCAGCGTGTAATACAGCGAGCGCGAACCAATGATGACGATCTTGACGCTCCACGGAATGACCTGCGGCGTCAGCGAGACGGTCGCCACACGGCCCAGCTCGCCCAAGGGCGACTCCATCTTCAGCTTGCGCGATTGCAGCGTGCGCTTGAGCGCATCCCACACGAAGGGCTCGCTGAGCATCTTCTCCGCTTCCAGAATCAGGAAGCCGCCATTGGCACGGTGCAAGGCACCGGGCCGCAACTGGCGATAGGTGGTGTAGAGCGCCCCCTGATCGGTGCTGTATTCAATACGTCCGAACAGATTGTCGTACGTGGGGTGCTGCTCGAAAACCACCGGTGCGCCGCCGTCGTGGGTATGCCCGACGACCAGACTCGGGCTGTACTGTTCCTCCAGCAACTTGCGCGCCTGGGCGTCAGTCTTGGCGTCATCGACCAGTTGCTCGACCACGGTCTTGAGCAGATACACCTGCATGGCTTGCAGATACGCGCAGACAGCCGCGTTTTCAGCGTACTTTTCCGACAGCGGCGCCAACAAAGGCTGCAAGGTCAGGATGATGGTTTCTTCGTTCAACTGCCGCAGCTGATTGCTCGACTCGCGCTTCCACTGCGGCAGGCTGGCCAGCTCTTCGTTGAGGCGTTCTTCAAGGGCGGAAATGTCATCATGAAAACGCTCGCGATCCGCCTCCGGCAGTTGCGAAAACTCGGCCTCGTCCAGCGCCTTGCCATCAGCCATCGGCGTGAAGGCGATGTTGGAACTGTCGCGATACAGCGCAATGTCCTTCTCCAGCGACAGGCGCTCGATGACATCCAGCGCACGGTCGTAACGCTGATTGAAAGCCCGGTCGATCGAGCTTTTCTTCTGCTGGTAGGACGGGTGCTCGAACACCGCCGGAAACGTCACCAGCAGGTTGTCGATCAGGCCATTGATATCGGCCATGAAGGCATGCGCGCTGCCCGGCGGCAATTCCAGCGCCTTGGGTTCGCGCGGCTCATCGAAATTATTGACATAGACCCAGTCGGAGGGCGTCTGCATCCGCTTGGCTTCGGCCTTGAGGTAACGTTTGACGAACGAGAAACGGCCAGTGCCGGGCTCGCCCATGACGAACACGTTGTAACCGGGACGCGGCATGGCCACGCCGAACTGCAAGGCCTCGACGGCACGCTCCTGGCCAAGTACTCCGCGAAAGGGTTCAAGATCATTGGTGGTCGAAAAGCTGAACTGTTCAGCGGAAAACGGACGGGTCAGCGCATGTGGCGCCAGGCGTAGGTTGGCTGCGACAGAATCGGGCATCAGTAATCCTTACATCAGGCGGGGCAGATGTCGGCATTCTGGCGCTCGCCGCACACGACTTGCAAGGCAGGAAAAGCCGGAATGTTTTTTAACGTCTTGGACGCTGCTGACAACACCTGCTAAAAAGTAATGGCGGGTAATAATCTGCGACAAATGACGGAACCCTTGGAACCCGCCCAGGCTCCAAATGGCACAGGTGGTTATGAGATGACCAGCTGTCTTGATGTAGATACTCAAGAAACTCGACCCTTGGCTGAACTAAAAAGAGAAAAAGCTATGAAACGGATTCTTCTTGGTACGCTCTTCGCCGCTGTATCCATCAACGCTATGGCTCAAGCGCCAGGTGGTCCTGACTGCGGTTGGGGCAACATGCTGTTTGAAGGCCAGCGCGGTACACCCGCTCACTTCCTGGCTTCGACCACCAACGGCACTTCGGGCAACGCTACCTTCGGCATGACCTCCGGCACCAATGGTTGCTCGACCAACGGCGCACTGACCTATGGCGGTAAATCCTGGCTTGCCATGAACGGCATGATGGATGAACTCTCCAAAGACATGGCAATGGGTCAGGGCGAAGCACTGACGACCTACGCTGTGGTACTGGGCGTCGCTCCAGAAGATCGCGAACACTTCGCGGCCGTCACTCACGAACACTTCTCGCAGATTTTCAGCAAGGCCGACGCCACGGCTGAAGACGTTCACACTAACACCGTCAACGTTCTGAAAAACGACCCGACTCTGGCCAAGTACGCTACCCAGGCTTAAAGTCGTTCGCCCGCCCTTTCATTGCAAAGGGCGGGATCTCTTTTTTGAATCCCCCTGACTAGTTGCTCTCTATGCTCAAACGTCTTGTATCGCTGGCGCTGTTTGTCTGTGCCCCCTTGTCTGCGGCTCCTCATCCGAGCGCTGACCGTTTGCAGCAATTGGCCAACGAGCCGTTCTGGATTTCCCTGGGCCACTACGAGGCTGGCAAGCTCGGCGGCTGGCGCAGCTACGTGACAGACCCCAAATTCTTTCTCGCTGCCGACGGTGCCCACGACCCGAAGGCGGAACTGAGCGCAACACTGACGGCCATCTACGCACCGGTCAGCAACGAACAGACCCATGCACAGTGCGTGTACCCGGCGCGCACCCGCTGGCTGCGCGATCAGTTGCACCTGACTGACCTGCCGACGCCGGACTGCAAGGAATTCAAGGCCTGGTACAAGGACGTGGCCCCGGACAGCACCGTGCTGATCTTTCCGGCGGCCTACCTCAACAGCCCGTCTTCGATGTTCGGTCATACGCTGCTACGCATTGACCCGGCCAGTGCAAAAACCAACAACACGACCCTGCTGAGTTATGCCATCAACTTCGGTGCCTACATCGAAGGCATGGACAACAGCATTCTGTACGCCTGGAAAGGCCTGGCGGGCGGCTATCCGGGGCTGTTCGCACTGGTGCCCTATCAGGAAAAACTGTCGGAATACCGCAGTCTGGAAAACCGCGACCTGTGGGAGTACCGACTGAACCTGACACCGGAAGAAACCGGACGTATGGTCGAGCACGTGTGGGAACTGAAGCAGATCCGTTTCAGCTACTTCTTCTTCGATGAAAACTGCTCTTACCGCTTGCTGGAATTGCTGCAAGTCGCCCGGCCGGGGCTGCGCCTCACCGAACAGTTCGGGCTGACCGCAATCCCGACCGACACCGTTAAAGCCATCAAGGCTGCCGGGCTGGTGGAGAAGATCGACTATCGCCCGTCACGTGAGCGCGAGTTGCTGAGCCGTGCTGCGCCCCTCGATGCCGACGAGCAGCAGTGGGTATTGAAGGTGAGCGCCGATCAGAAGCAGTTGCAGGACCGCCAGTACCTCGCACTGCCGAAAGAACGCCGGGCACTGATTCAGGACGCGGCCTATCGTCTGGAGCGTTATCGCGCCAACGGGCTTGAGCGCGATGCCCAGCGATCGCAGCGCAGCTTTGAACTGCTGCAGGCCATCAACCAGAATCCACCGCCACAACTCGACATCCCGCGCCCCGGCCTGCCGGAAGAAGGCCACGAATCGCGCACCTGGCAACTGGGTGCAGGTACACGAGGCGACAAGGCCTTTGCCGAGTATGGCCTGCGCATGGCTTATCACGATCTGAACGACAACGCCTACGGCTTCCCGCTGGGCGCGCAGATCGAGATTCTTCAGCTGAAGGTGCGTCAATACGAAGGCAACGAATGGCAGGTGCAGCAGCTGGATCTGGCTACCATCCGCTCGCTGACGCCGCGTACCGAACTGCTGAAACCCTGGTCATGGCAGGTCACCGGCGGACTCGAACGCGTACTCGGCAAGCATGGCGACGAAAACCTCGTCAGCCATGTGAATGGCGGCGGCGGCGGAACCTGGCAACTGGGTGACGAAGTGCTGGGCTTTGCACTGGGTACGGTGCGTATCGAGCACAACAACGATTTTGCCGAATTCGTCTCCCCTGCCGCCGGTTTCAATACCGGCGTGCTCTGGCGTAACCCGCTGGGTAACCTGAGCCTGGAAGCCAAGGGTGACTATTTCACCAACGGCGAAGTGCGCCGCAGCGTCAGCCTCAATCAACAGTGGGAGCTGTCCCGCAACCTCGGCCTGCGCCTGAGTGCCCAGCGCGAATTCAGCCAGATGAGCTCGCCGCAGAACGAAGTGATGCTTGAAGTGAAGTGGTATCACTATTGATCGGACGTCAAAAAACGCTTTCATCGGCCGCACCCGATGAAAGCACGATGACATCACACATTCCCTACGTCGCTTTTACAAATAACTGACATATTTGCTTCTAGACTCCTCCAATAAGAAGAGGAAACCATCATGAAGCGGTATTGGCTGTTGTTGTCGCTGGCCATCGTGCTGGCGGGTTGTCAGTCCACCCGTGACCAGATGCTGGCCGAGGGATACCCACCCGGCTTTGCTGACGGTTATCAGGATGGCTGTGGCAGCGGTCGGGAAGCCGCGGGCGCCAGCACCGGGCTTTTCAAGAAGAACGTGCCCCGCTACCTCAAGGAAAAGCTTTACGCCGAAGGCTGGACCGATGGCTTTCGCCAGTGTCAGGCCGCCCAGAACAATCGTGATCGCTTCGACCCCGGGCAGATTTTCAATGACCGTGATCGCGACTGGGAACGGGAAAAGACTCGTAGCGCCGCGAAGGCCTATCGCCCGAACTGACGCGCAGGGACCTCCAGGCACACCGCAAATTCGACGAAACCAATGATGTCCTTTCGTGGCCCAACGCCTATTAGGGAGGACACTTCATGAGTCGCGCATTCGTAAACGAAGACAACGCTGCTGCCGACGCCGAGCAGCCGATAGAACGCCTGGTCAGCGAACAGACCAATTACGTGACAGCCCGCGGCCTGGAGCTGTTGCAAGAACAGGTGCGTAATCTGCAAGCCCAGCACAGCGCGCAAAGCGCTCTGGGTGATGACGCCGACAAACAGCGCCTGGCTGACCTTGAACGCGATTTACGCTATTTCAACCAGCGCCTGCAAAGTGCTCAGGTCGTTGCTGCAGCGGTGTCGACCGAGAAAGTGCAGATTGGCAGTCGGGTCACGTTTGCCGATGAAGACGACAACCAGCAGCGGGTGCATCTGGTCGGCGAGGATCAGGCCGATGCAGCCAAGGGGCTCATCAATTGGGGATCGCCACTGGGCCGCGCACTGATCGGTGCCCGAAAAGGCGACGAGGTGGTGTGGCAACGTCCGGCGGGGGATTTGTCGATTGAAGTGTTGCTGATCGAAACCGACGAGTGATGTGTAGGCGACAGCGCCGCTCCCGGTCAGGAACGGCGCATGCCTGAAAGCTGATCAGGCCAGCTTTTTGTGACGGACGCGGTGCGGTTGGGCAGCCGCTTCGCCCAGACGTTTTTTACGGTCGGCTTCGTATTCGGTGTAGTTGCCTTCGAAGAAGATCGCTTGCGAGTCATCTTCGTACGCCAGGATGTGCGTAGCCACACGGTCAAGGAACCACCGATCGTGAGAGATCACAATGGCAGCGCCAGGGAAGTCCAGCAGCGCTTCCTCCAGCGAACGCAGGGTTTCAACGTCGAGGTCGTTGGACGGTTCGTCGAGTAGCAAGACGTTGCCGCCCTCTTTCAACGTCAACGCCAGGTGCAGACGACCGCGCTCACCACCGGACAGGTCCTTGACGAATTTCTGCTGATCGCCGCCCTTGAAGTTGAAACGGCCGACGTAGGTACGCGACGGGATTTCATAGTTGCCGATACGGATCACGTCGGAACCGTCGGAAACGGCCTGGAACACCGACTTGCTGCCATCTAGGTCATCACGGCTCTGGTCCACACAGGCCAGCTGCACGGTTTCGCCGACTTCGATGCTGCCGGAGTCTGGCTGTTCCTTGCCCATCAGCATGCGGAACAGGGTCGATTTACCGGCACCGTTACCGCCGATTACGCCCACGATGGCGCCTTTGGGCATGGAGAACGACAGGTTGTCGATCAGCACACGGTCGCCGTAACCCTTGGTGACGTTCTTGAACTCGATAACCTTGTCACCCAGGCGCGGACCGGCCGGGATGTAGATCTCGTTGGT from Pseudomonas syringae includes:
- a CDS encoding TIGR00645 family protein, whose product is MERFFENAMYASRWLLAPIYFGLSLGLLALCLKFFQEVFHVIPNIFSLAEADLILVLLSLIDMALVGGLLVMVMISGYENFVSQLDIDEDKEKLNWLGTMDSSSLKMKVAASIVAISSIHLLRVFMDATNIKPEYLMWYVIIHMTFVISAFAMGYLDKLTKHEH
- a CDS encoding DUF3015 domain-containing protein is translated as MKRILLGTLFAAVSINAMAQAPGGPDCGWGNMLFEGQRGTPAHFLASTTNGTSGNATFGMTSGTNGCSTNGALTYGGKSWLAMNGMMDELSKDMAMGQGEALTTYAVVLGVAPEDREHFAAVTHEHFSQIFSKADATAEDVHTNTVNVLKNDPTLAKYATQA
- a CDS encoding GreA/GreB family elongation factor; protein product: MSRAFVNEDNAAADAEQPIERLVSEQTNYVTARGLELLQEQVRNLQAQHSAQSALGDDADKQRLADLERDLRYFNQRLQSAQVVAAAVSTEKVQIGSRVTFADEDDNQQRVHLVGEDQADAAKGLINWGSPLGRALIGARKGDEVVWQRPAGDLSIEVLLIETDE
- a CDS encoding DUF6482 family protein; its protein translation is MNYQELASHAQAGRVEELNLISLEGGIYLLDVRMNGTSVMLKDPAGKPLHLRSVEHARDMLKDFPVVPFYLVHCVVHDELCGMPVNDRSEMRMPISFHSSWS
- a CDS encoding Lon protease family protein gives rise to the protein MPDSVAANLRLAPHALTRPFSAEQFSFSTTNDLEPFRGVLGQERAVEALQFGVAMPRPGYNVFVMGEPGTGRFSFVKRYLKAEAKRMQTPSDWVYVNNFDEPREPKALELPPGSAHAFMADINGLIDNLLVTFPAVFEHPSYQQKKSSIDRAFNQRYDRALDVIERLSLEKDIALYRDSSNIAFTPMADGKALDEAEFSQLPEADRERFHDDISALEERLNEELASLPQWKRESSNQLRQLNEETIILTLQPLLAPLSEKYAENAAVCAYLQAMQVYLLKTVVEQLVDDAKTDAQARKLLEEQYSPSLVVGHTHDGGAPVVFEQHPTYDNLFGRIEYSTDQGALYTTYRQLRPGALHRANGGFLILEAEKMLSEPFVWDALKRTLQSRKLKMESPLGELGRVATVSLTPQVIPWSVKIVIIGSRSLYYTLQDLDPDFQEMFRVLVDFDEEIPMVDETLEQFAQLLKTRTSEEGMAPLTADAVARLATYSARLAEHQGRLSARIGDLFQLVSEADFIRQLANDHQTDAGHIERALKAKATRTGRVSARILDDMMAGVILIDTDGAAVGKCNGLTVLEVGDSAFGVPARISATVYPGGSGIVDIEREVNLGQPIHSKGVMILTGYLGSRYAQEFPLAISASIALEQSYGYVDGDSASLGEACTLISALSRTPLKQCFAITGSINQFGEVQAVGGVNEKIEGFFRLCEARGLTGEQGAIIPHANVTTLMLDERVVQAVRDGQFHIYAVRQADEALSLLVGEPAGAPDENGEFPEGSVNARVVERLRDIAEMLSDEDLKEELEKEPAQLQPELKL
- a CDS encoding FKBP-type peptidyl-prolyl cis-trans isomerase, which translates into the protein MSEVNLSTDETRVSYGIGRQLGDQLRDNPPPGVDLEAIVAGLRDAFGGQPSRVGQEEMSASFKVIREIMQAEAAAKAEQAAGAGKAYLAENAKREGVTTLASGLQFEVLTAGEGAKPTREDQVRVHYHGTLIDGNVFDSSYDRGEPAEFPVSGVIAGWTEALQLMNAGSKWRLHVPSELAYGAQGVGSIAPHSVLVFDVELLDVL
- a CDS encoding Lnb N-terminal periplasmic domain-containing protein; the encoded protein is MLKRLVSLALFVCAPLSAAPHPSADRLQQLANEPFWISLGHYEAGKLGGWRSYVTDPKFFLAADGAHDPKAELSATLTAIYAPVSNEQTHAQCVYPARTRWLRDQLHLTDLPTPDCKEFKAWYKDVAPDSTVLIFPAAYLNSPSSMFGHTLLRIDPASAKTNNTTLLSYAINFGAYIEGMDNSILYAWKGLAGGYPGLFALVPYQEKLSEYRSLENRDLWEYRLNLTPEETGRMVEHVWELKQIRFSYFFFDENCSYRLLELLQVARPGLRLTEQFGLTAIPTDTVKAIKAAGLVEKIDYRPSRERELLSRAAPLDADEQQWVLKVSADQKQLQDRQYLALPKERRALIQDAAYRLERYRANGLERDAQRSQRSFELLQAINQNPPPQLDIPRPGLPEEGHESRTWQLGAGTRGDKAFAEYGLRMAYHDLNDNAYGFPLGAQIEILQLKVRQYEGNEWQVQQLDLATIRSLTPRTELLKPWSWQVTGGLERVLGKHGDENLVSHVNGGGGGTWQLGDEVLGFALGTVRIEHNNDFAEFVSPAAGFNTGVLWRNPLGNLSLEAKGDYFTNGEVRRSVSLNQQWELSRNLGLRLSAQREFSQMSSPQNEVMLEVKWYHY
- a CDS encoding lipoprotein, with product MKRYWLLLSLAIVLAGCQSTRDQMLAEGYPPGFADGYQDGCGSGREAAGASTGLFKKNVPRYLKEKLYAEGWTDGFRQCQAAQNNRDRFDPGQIFNDRDRDWEREKTRSAAKAYRPN